The sequence below is a genomic window from Leptolyngbya sp. SIO1E4.
CCGGTGCTAATGAGCTTTAAAACCTCTTGCTCTCGGGGAGAGAGGGAAGCTAGCTCAGGGGGAATGACGGTGTCAGATGAGGGGGTTTCTGGCGAGGTCAGGGTTTTTTCAAACAGCCCTGGCCCCATATGGGTGTAGCCCTGATGAACCGCTCGGATGGCCATTGCCAAATCAGTGACAGGGGTTTGCTTGAGCAAATATCCCTTCGCTCCATAGCGCATGGCCTGCTGAACATATTCGTCATCGTCGAAGGTGGTGAGCACCAGAATTTTAACCCCCGGAAAATCTTCACAGATTTGTCGGGTGGCGGCAACACCATCGACTTGGGGCATGCGCACATCCATTAGAACCACATCAGGCTGGCGCGGCGTGTCGTACAGGGCTGCAACTTTTTCGACAGCCTGCTGGCCATTTTCAGCATCTCCGACAACGGTTAAATCGGGTCGAGCTTCTAGCAAGTTGGCCAACCCTTGGCGAATAATTGTTTGGTCGTCGACCAGCAACAGGCGAATCATGGGTCTCCCTAAGCCGAATGGTCTAAGGCAGGACGGAGCGGCAAAATGACGTTAATGCGGCACCCCTCCCCCAGGGCACTCCAAATTTGAAAGGTGCCCCCCAGATCGGTTGCCCGTTCTCGCATACTCCGTAATCCAAAGCCCGTGGTATTTTTGCTGGGGTCAAAGCCTTGGCCATTATCTAACACCTGCAGATGAAGGCGATCGCGCTTAGTCGTCAGCTTTATCTTCACCAGCGTGGCTTGGCTGTGTTTTACTGTATTGGTCAAGGCTTCTTGCACAATGCGAAACAGGGCTAAATTGATCTCATCTGGCAGGGGTTCTGGTAGCTCAATGGCGTGTTCGGGTTTAATCTGCGCCGGTTTGCAAATATCTTCAACTAGGGCTGGAATCGCTGTGGGTAAGGGTTTTTCCTGTAGGGGGCTAGTGCGAAGGGCTGAGACGGATTTAGACACCGCCCGTAGTGCCTGATAGGCCGAGTCTTTGGCGTTGACTAAATAGCTTTTAGCTTGGTCGGCGTTGCCGGGCAAGAACAATAGCGCGTTTTCTAGCAAAATTGTTTGGGCTGTGAGCGCATGACCCAAAGAATCGTGGATCTCGCGGGCAATGCGGTTGCGTTCTTGTAGGGTGGCCTGGTTTTCAACCTTGGCCGCGTAGCGCCGTAGCTCCTCATGGGCGAGGGCCAGCTTCTGCTGACTGCGGTAGGCTGCCAGCAAGGCGTTGACCAGTAACGAGACAAACATCATCACCATGCCAAAAAAGACGAGGGCATTTGTCTTCAAGACATTGACCTGCCACTGAGCTGGCGGAGAGCTGAGGTGCTGCAGAATATCGTGATCAATGCTGATGTCTACGTAGACAAAGGTGGTGAACCAGTGAAAGGCAAAGATAGCTCCCAACACCATCACTCGTCCCCAAGTTTGAAACATCTGGCAGCTGCGGATCACCATCACTAGCCCGAGTTGGGGCAGCAGTCGCATCATGATGGGTAGTTGCTGCCCATTACTGGTGGTTAACAGCAATAACAGGCCAAACTCAGCCGCCACATAGGCAATCTGCAACAGTCGCCGCTGGGGCAGGCGCAGCCCCATTACGGCAAACAGCAGAATGGTTAACAGCCGGGGCCAGGCGACCTCTGTATTAGGGGTAAGGGTGGTGAATGGCAGCGTTATAAACACCGCCATTCCCAGTAAAACCCACTCGACATAGAGGAGCTGTCGCAGTGGAGAGTGCGATCTCAACACATTTGATTTCACTGAACCTGGCTCCCACCCAATACTCGATAGCTTTAACTCTACAAACTTCAAGCCTGATGTTGACAGAGCCTAATCTCCCATCCGTTCAACGATTAGGTAAGACAATTGTCCTAATTTTTGACAGGACTTTTTCCCTAGGCAGTTTGGGAGCTTTGCTTCAGGCAGAAACCGGAGGCCATTCCCTAGGATGAGCATGTTCCTTCGTGAAACCCTGTCCTTTATCGGCTAGAGAGTTATGAATATCAACGCCATTATGCCCCGAGCAATTCAGATTTTATTCGTGAGTGCCGGGGTTGGCGCTTTACTTATTGGCAGCCCTCAACTTGTCCAGGCACAACCTGGCAATGCCCCTGCGGCCCTCAGAGAACTGGATCTGAGCATTTCTCAAATGCGACAGCTTCGCAGCATCATGCAGGACTACCAAGCCGACCTTGAGGAAATTCTGACACCCGAGCAGCTGGAGACACTGCAGGACTTACGAGAAGCCCAACAAGATACGCAGGCGCCCGATCGCAATACAGCTGAAGACCTGTTTGCTGAACTTGACCTCAGTGAAGCGCAAACGGATCAGCTAGAGACGGTGCAGGCGTCGATGACTCAAGAACTGCAAGGTGTTCTGACGCCAGAGCAGTTCGAACAGCTTGAGGACACGGAGTTCTTCGAAGACCTTTAAGGGTCTCCTCAACGGGTCTAGGGCCAACGGATCTAGAGCCGATAGTAATCCCACCGCTCACTCCAACAGGCTCCTCTTGGCATCCCCACTGGAATGAAGCTAAGAGGAGCTTTTTTGACAGCACTGAAACTTTCTGACGGAGACTTCACCACTATGCAAAATCAGGCCTCAGCCAAAGGGCTGTTGTCTTCACGACTCTGGCTTTGGGCACTGCTCATCTTGGGAGTGATATCGGTACTGACAGGGCTGCGTACGGTGCTGCCTTTGTCGTCACGTCAGTCTAGACAGGAGGCTGTACAGGCACTGACCACACCGGTGGCCCAAGAAACGCTCACCATTCGAGTTGAGGGTAGCGGCATGGTGGTGTCGGTAGACACCGTCAATCTCAGTCCTAAAACCACCGGGCGTTTAGAGACTCTGTTTGTGGAGCAGGGAGATACCGTACAGACAGGGCAGGTGCTGGCCCAGATGGATATTGGGAGCTTGCAAGCTGAATTCGATCGCACCCAGGCCCAGCTAGCCCAGGCCGAAGCTGACTATGCCAAGATTGTTGCAGGCAACCGACCAGAAGAAATTAGACGGGCCGACGCTCAGGTGGCGGCGGCTGAGGCTCGGATGGAGTTGGCGACCACCCAGCTAGCGCGCTATCGGGAACTCGCGGCCCAGGGGGCTATTTCCCAAAACGACCTCGATCAATACATCAATGAAGCCCGCAACGCCGAAGCGAATCTGCAAGAGGCCCAACAGCTGTTAGCAGAGACGGCTAGCGGGTCTCGCCCTGAAGAGGTTGCTGCTGCTGAAGCTGCTGCCGCTGCGGCCCAAGCCCAGGTAGCCATTATTGAAACCCAGCTAGATGATGCCAATATCCGGGCTCCCTTCGACGGTGTTGTTACCCAAATCTATGCCACCGTGGGTGCGATTGTGACCCCGACCACGACCGCCTCTGCCACCGCCTCTGCCACCTCTAGCTCAATTTTGGCCCTTTCGTCAGGGCTAGAAGTGGAGGTGGATGTGGCGGAAGCCAATGTGGATCAGGTGGCGGTGGAACAACGCGTTGAGATTGTGGCTGATGCTTTTCCGACTCAAACCTTTGAGGGGCGGGTTAAACGGATCGCGCCAGAAGCCGTCATTGAGAATAATGTGACCACCTTTCAGGTGGTGGTGGAATTGCTGACTGGCCTAGACCAGCTGCGGTCTGGCATGACGGTAGATGCCACATTTATCGGAGACACCGTGGCCAATGCGTTGATGGTACCCACGGTCGCGATCGCCTCGGAGGGCGGGGAATTAGGGGTGCGAGTTGCAGACCCTCAGGGAAATTCCGTCTTTCAGCCAGTCACGGTGGGGCTTACCCAACGTGGAAAAACCCAGATTCTATCGGGTCTTGAAGCGGGAGATCGGGTATTTCTAGATTTGCCCGAAGGGGAGCTTGAGTCTCCTTCTGTGCCGTCTCCCTTTTAACCGCAGTCTGATGGTCAACGGCGTTTGGAAGACCCGAACTGAACTCCCAAAGACGCCAAAGTCAGCGTCCTGAAAAAGTCACCGCTCCCGTTGTTTTTGCCCTTCAATTTCCCCCATTGCAGTATGGCTTTCAATTTTCTGGAAAATGCCACCATGGCGCTCAAAACCCTGGCGGCCAACAAAATGCGCAGCGGTCTGACGATGCTCGGCATCATTATCGGGAATGCCTCTGTCATTGCGATGGTGGCTGTGGGTGAGGCCGCCCAAGTCTATGTGACCAGGCAGTTTGAGGAGCTAGGCACCAATGTTTTGTTTGTGACCCCAGGGGATGCCCAGCGGGGCCCCGTTGCTGGAACGGCCAGGGCTGATACCCTAACGCTGGCTGACGCCGAGGCGATCGCCACAGAAGTGCTGGCCATCACAGCTGTCTCTCCAGAAAAGAACCAGCGATTACGCGTCACCCAAGGAGCGGCTGAAACCCAGGCCAATGTGATCGGCACAACCCCCGAATACTCAACCGTGCGGAACCTCACCATGGCCCAGGGGCGGTTTCTCAGCCCGATTGATACTCAGAGCAATTTACAGGTTGCGGTCTTGGGCAGTGAGGTCGCTCGGACTCTATTTAGCAGTCAGGCCCCTCTAAATCAGCGAATTCGGATTAATAACCTGAGCTTTAGGGTTATCGGCGTCGCCACCGAGCGAGGATCTTCCTTTGGTCAAAACCAGGACGAAGCCATCTATCTTCCCATCGAGGTGATGGCCAGCCAGGTCACCGGTCAAGAAGCGGGCAAGACCAGTCCTTCAGTGCAGACCATTGCCATTTCGGCTCAGAGTGAAGCAGCCTCGAGTGCAGCTCAATACCAGATTACAAATCTGCTGCGGCTGCGCCACGGCATTTTGCAGGGGGAGAACGATTTCACTGTGCAAAGTCAGCAAGATTTATTGGCAACGGCCTCGAACATTACCGACATGCTGGTGCTGGTGCTGGCCTGTACCGCTGGGATTTCTTTACTAGTAGGAGGCATCGGCATTATGAACATCATGCTAGTGTCAGTGACCGAACGAACCCGCGAAATTGGTCTTCGCAAGGCCATTGGAGCTAAGGGCAGCGATATTTTGGCTCAGTTCACCATTGAAGCGGTCATTCTTGCCACGACCGGTGGGTTGATCGGCACGACCCTGGCCATTGGGGGTGTTTTTCTCTTGACCCTGCTGAGTCCGCTCACGGGCGGTATCAGCCTAACTGCCATTGTCCTTTCTTTTACGGTCTCTGGGGGGATTGGCCTGGGATTTGGCATTTTACCGGCCCGCAGGGCGGCTCAGCTAGATCCGATTGTGGCCCTGCGCAGCTAAGGACAGCGGAGACCGGGGTTCTCTTCGCAGAGGCCCAACTTTTTAGGATCGTCACCCAGTTAATTCGTCACTCAACTTTCAAATTATTGGAGTTCTCAGGAGTTGTTTATCTACCAGTCTATTTTTCTTGACGTATGGCACTCATCAACCTGCAACACATTACCAAAACCTATGGGGCTGGGCACCTGGCAGTGCAGGCCTTGAGCGATGTTAGCCTGGCGATTGATCCGGGAGAGTACTGCGCCATTATGGGGCCTTCTGGGTCTGGCAAATCGACGGCCATGAATATCATTGGCTGTTTAGACCGGCCCACCCAGGGCAGTTATCGATTAGATGATATTCCTGTAGACACCTTAGAAACTAATGCCCTGGCTGAGATTCGCAATCGCAAAATCGGGTTTGTGTTTCAGCAGTTTCATCTGCTGCCTCAGCTCACGGCGGTTGAAAATGTCATGCTCCCGATGGTGTATGCCAACATCCCCCAGGCCAAACGGAAAACACGGGCCATCAAAGCACTACAAAAAGTGGGCTTGGGCAATCGCCTCCATAACCGACCTAACCAGCTATCGGGGGGGCAGCAGCAGCGGGTCGCCATTGCCCGAGCGATTGTGAATCGCCCCAAACTCTTGTTAGCTGATGAACCCACGGGTGCCCTCGATTCCCACACGAGCCAGAGCATTATGGACATTTTTGCTGCCCTCAACCACAATGGCATGACGTTGGTCATGGTGACCCATGATGCAGAGGTGGCCCAGCAGTGCGATCGCATCATCTGGTTTCGAGATGGCCAAATTCTCAGCGATCGCCTCTCGGCCCATGAACTCGCGACGATATGATGCTAAAACCGCCCGATTGCCTGTGGCCAGTTGGGGGAGTCAGGTCATTTGTGCCAGGATAGAAAGGACTCTGGGCGATTGCACCCTGACACTTTCTATCGATGGAACGACCAGCGAGCCCTATGCAACCTCTACGCGTTGTTTCACTGCTGCCGAGTGCAACAGAAATTATTCACCTGCTGGGACTGACCGAACATCAAGTGGGGCGTAGCCATGAGTGTGATTATCCCGCTGGGGTGGAGGGGTTACCCCCCTGCACAGAGCCCAAATTTAATCCTGAGGGAACCAGCGCTGATATCCACGATCGCGTCATGGCGCTGCTGCAGTCGGCCCTCAGCGTTTACCAGGTTAAAACCGAGATGCTGCAGCAGCTGCAGCCCACCCATATCCTGACCCAGGCGCAGTGTGAAGTCTGTGCCGTGAGCTTGCCCGATGTGGAAGCTGCTGTAGCGTCGTTAACGGGGGTATCGCCCCAGGTTTTGTCGCTGCAGCCGACGGTGCTGACTGAAGTGTGGGACGATATTACCAACGTGGCTCAAGCTCTTTTGGGTGAAGCAGGGCAGGCTCAGGCAGCCTCGGCGATCGCTGCTCTCAAGGCCCGTTTAGAAACCTGCCGCACCCTAACCCGCGAAATTGAGCATCAGCCCACGGTCGTGTGTATTGAATGGCCAGATCCGCTCATGGCAGCGGGTAACTGGGTGCCAGAACTGGTGACCTTAGCCGGGGGGGTTTCTATGCTGGGTCATCTCGGTCAGCACTCTCCGTGGATCACCTGGAATGATTTAATGAAAGCCGATCCAGAGGTGATTGTTTTGATGCCCTGTGGCTACGACTTAAAGAAAACGGCCCAGGAAAGTCAAGTGCTTTTAGAGAATCCCCATTGGTCGCTGCTCAGGGCCGTTAAGACCGGGCGGGTATACGTTACCGATGGCAACCAGTACTTTAATCGCCCTGGCCCCCGGTTAGTAGACTCTGTCGAAATTCTGGCAGAGATATTTCATCCGAAGGTGATGCCGACTCGGTATAAAGGTCAAGCATGGCAACCGCTGCTGAGCTAATCGAGGTGTCTGAAACCCAGCCCGGAGGCTATGGCAGCTTGCATTAGCAGTTTGCATTTGGATAAAGCACATCCTACAGCGGTGTGCATTTGGATCAAGTACACCCTAGACCCCAAACCCTAGACCCCGCCTTCACCAAAATGTACTGGATTGAACTGAATAGGGCTATAAACCCCAAACCCTAGCCCCTGTCTTGACCCAGACTTCTTCTTGACGCCAGCGTAAGTTGTTTGTGCGGTGTCCACGGATACAGGCCGTTTTTTTAACAGTGATATGTTGATTTCTTAAAGTTCTCAAATGTTCCTTGGCAAGTGGCCTACCTGCTTAGCCAGGATACAGCTATCGCTTTCAGTAGCTATACGCTAAGTGCCATTCCTTTAGTTGCCGATTGCTGGGCTGAAGGGGGAATCTGTGTAAAAGCTGTTCAGAATTTATCACCCTGTAACTTCCTATCAAGTATTTCTAATGTTTGTGGTCTTAACCATCCGATAACACTTGCTTTGCAGTTAACTAAAGCACCAGTAGTCGGTCAATGCACATCAGTGCGTTTTGGGTCAACCCGCGTTGGCTGGTGTATTTACTTGCCTGGGTTAACGCTCAATCGCAATGGGAAGCCGGTGTTTACAGCGTTGCCGTTGGGGAACAGGTACCCTCGCTTGTTCCCCAACGCCTTGAAGTTTCAGGGTATTCCTTCCCCCAACCTATGAATGTGCCTACGCCCTCTCCACTCAGCCGTCAGGTGTGGCTACTCCCCACAGTTCAGGATTAGATATGGAGCCTCACAGTTATGGTTGCTACCACCAGTAAACAGTTCAGTCTTTTTGCCACGCGGGTGCGCCCTTTACTGGCAATAGCATATCCGCCCGAAGTTGTTGATCGGTTAAGTCAGCAGCTCTTTGATTTGCTGCAGCCCTATCTGCAGCAAGTGAGCCAGGAAAACTGGCGCAAATGGAGCCATGACAACATTTTAGTTATCACCTATGGGGACAGCTTAGTCTCCCAAGATGGCCGATCTCCGCTGGCTGTCCTCGCCGAGTTTTTAGAAACTTACCTGCAGGACACCATCACTGGGGTTCATATTCTGCCATTTTTTCCATACACCTCGGATGATGGCTTTGCGATCGTGGACTATACCCAGGTCAACCCTGAGCTAGGGGACTGGAAAGATATTAAGCGCATTGCTCAGCATTTCAATCTGATGGTGGATCTGGTTGTCAACCATATTTCCAGCAAGCATGACTGGGTCAAACAGTTTCAGGCCAATGAGAAGCCTGGCTGTGATTATTTGATCGAGGCCGATCCGGATCAAGATTTATCAGAAGTTGTACGCCCGAGAAGCACGCCTCTCCTGACGTCGCTAGAGACGGCTGCGGGGCACAAGCATGTATGGAGTACTTTTAGTGCTGACCAGCTAGACGTTAATTTTGAAAATCCTGATGTTCTGCTGGAGTACATCAAGATCATTCTTTTTTATGTTCAGTCAGGGGCACGGTACATTCGCCTGGATGCTGTCGGGTACCTCTGGAAAAAGCTCGGCACCCGCTGCATTCACCTGTCGGAGACCCACGCGATCGTGCGCCTATTCCGCGAAGTGCTGCAGATGATTGACCCGGGTATTGCCATCATCACGGAAACCAATGTTCCCAACCGGGAGAATTTGAGCTATTTCGGCAATCGCAATGAAGCGCATATGATCTATAACTTCAGCTTGCCGCCACTAATACTCAATGCTTTGATGCAAGGGCGATCAGACTATCTCAAACAGTGGATGATGAGTATGCCCCCCGCCCCCATCGGCTGCGCCTACTTTAATTTCACGGCTTCCCATGACGGTATTGGCATGCGTCCTGCAGAGGGGCTGTTAACAGCGGAGGAATACAACACGCTGATTGCCACCATGAAGCAATTCGGTGGGGAGATTAGTATGCGCAGCCGCCCAGATGGGACAGAGTCTCCCTACGAAATCAACATCTCCCTGTTTGATGCTATGAAAGGCACGGTAGAGGGTGAAGATGAATGGCAGGTAGAGCGGTTTTTGTGTTCTCAGGCGGTGATGATGTCTCTGGAGGGCATTCCGGCTTTTTATATCCATAGCCTGCTGGCCACTCGGAACCATCATGAAGGGGTGAGCCAGACAGGGCACAAGCGGGCGATTAATCGCTACAAGTGGGATATTGATGCCCTAACCCAGGCATTGTCTACCCCTGATACGCCCCATGCGATCGCCTTTCAGGAGCTGTGTCGGCTGATCAAAATCCGCCGCCGCCAGCGGGCGTTTCATCCCAACGCCACCCAATACACCCTGCATCCCCTGAATAAGGCCATCTTTGCGTTTTGGCGACAAAGTATGGCGCGAGACCAAAGCATCTTTTCAATTCACAATCTGAGTAAGTATCCCCAAGAGCTGCGCCTGGCCGATTTAAATCTGATGGATACCGATGATTGGGTGGATCTGATCAGTGCAGAGCCCA
It includes:
- a CDS encoding response regulator transcription factor, whose protein sequence is MIRLLLVDDQTIIRQGLANLLEARPDLTVVGDAENGQQAVEKVAALYDTPRQPDVVLMDVRMPQVDGVAATRQICEDFPGVKILVLTTFDDDEYVQQAMRYGAKGYLLKQTPVTDLAMAIRAVHQGYTHMGPGLFEKTLTSPETPSSDTVIPPELASLSPREQEVLKLISTGLSNREIAETLFISERTVRNHVTSILSQLQLRDRTQAALFASSFWHRKP
- a CDS encoding sensor histidine kinase, encoding MKSNVLRSHSPLRQLLYVEWVLLGMAVFITLPFTTLTPNTEVAWPRLLTILLFAVMGLRLPQRRLLQIAYVAAEFGLLLLLTTSNGQQLPIMMRLLPQLGLVMVIRSCQMFQTWGRVMVLGAIFAFHWFTTFVYVDISIDHDILQHLSSPPAQWQVNVLKTNALVFFGMVMMFVSLLVNALLAAYRSQQKLALAHEELRRYAAKVENQATLQERNRIAREIHDSLGHALTAQTILLENALLFLPGNADQAKSYLVNAKDSAYQALRAVSKSVSALRTSPLQEKPLPTAIPALVEDICKPAQIKPEHAIELPEPLPDEINLALFRIVQEALTNTVKHSQATLVKIKLTTKRDRLHLQVLDNGQGFDPSKNTTGFGLRSMRERATDLGGTFQIWSALGEGCRINVILPLRPALDHSA
- a CDS encoding efflux RND transporter periplasmic adaptor subunit, coding for MKLRGAFLTALKLSDGDFTTMQNQASAKGLLSSRLWLWALLILGVISVLTGLRTVLPLSSRQSRQEAVQALTTPVAQETLTIRVEGSGMVVSVDTVNLSPKTTGRLETLFVEQGDTVQTGQVLAQMDIGSLQAEFDRTQAQLAQAEADYAKIVAGNRPEEIRRADAQVAAAEARMELATTQLARYRELAAQGAISQNDLDQYINEARNAEANLQEAQQLLAETASGSRPEEVAAAEAAAAAAQAQVAIIETQLDDANIRAPFDGVVTQIYATVGAIVTPTTTASATASATSSSILALSSGLEVEVDVAEANVDQVAVEQRVEIVADAFPTQTFEGRVKRIAPEAVIENNVTTFQVVVELLTGLDQLRSGMTVDATFIGDTVANALMVPTVAIASEGGELGVRVADPQGNSVFQPVTVGLTQRGKTQILSGLEAGDRVFLDLPEGELESPSVPSPF
- a CDS encoding ABC transporter permease, with the translated sequence MAFNFLENATMALKTLAANKMRSGLTMLGIIIGNASVIAMVAVGEAAQVYVTRQFEELGTNVLFVTPGDAQRGPVAGTARADTLTLADAEAIATEVLAITAVSPEKNQRLRVTQGAAETQANVIGTTPEYSTVRNLTMAQGRFLSPIDTQSNLQVAVLGSEVARTLFSSQAPLNQRIRINNLSFRVIGVATERGSSFGQNQDEAIYLPIEVMASQVTGQEAGKTSPSVQTIAISAQSEAASSAAQYQITNLLRLRHGILQGENDFTVQSQQDLLATASNITDMLVLVLACTAGISLLVGGIGIMNIMLVSVTERTREIGLRKAIGAKGSDILAQFTIEAVILATTGGLIGTTLAIGGVFLLTLLSPLTGGISLTAIVLSFTVSGGIGLGFGILPARRAAQLDPIVALRS
- a CDS encoding ABC transporter ATP-binding protein — translated: MALINLQHITKTYGAGHLAVQALSDVSLAIDPGEYCAIMGPSGSGKSTAMNIIGCLDRPTQGSYRLDDIPVDTLETNALAEIRNRKIGFVFQQFHLLPQLTAVENVMLPMVYANIPQAKRKTRAIKALQKVGLGNRLHNRPNQLSGGQQQRVAIARAIVNRPKLLLADEPTGALDSHTSQSIMDIFAALNHNGMTLVMVTHDAEVAQQCDRIIWFRDGQILSDRLSAHELATI
- a CDS encoding cobalamin-binding protein, giving the protein MQPLRVVSLLPSATEIIHLLGLTEHQVGRSHECDYPAGVEGLPPCTEPKFNPEGTSADIHDRVMALLQSALSVYQVKTEMLQQLQPTHILTQAQCEVCAVSLPDVEAAVASLTGVSPQVLSLQPTVLTEVWDDITNVAQALLGEAGQAQAASAIAALKARLETCRTLTREIEHQPTVVCIEWPDPLMAAGNWVPELVTLAGGVSMLGHLGQHSPWITWNDLMKADPEVIVLMPCGYDLKKTAQESQVLLENPHWSLLRAVKTGRVYVTDGNQYFNRPGPRLVDSVEILAEIFHPKVMPTRYKGQAWQPLLS
- a CDS encoding alpha-amylase, whose product is MVATTSKQFSLFATRVRPLLAIAYPPEVVDRLSQQLFDLLQPYLQQVSQENWRKWSHDNILVITYGDSLVSQDGRSPLAVLAEFLETYLQDTITGVHILPFFPYTSDDGFAIVDYTQVNPELGDWKDIKRIAQHFNLMVDLVVNHISSKHDWVKQFQANEKPGCDYLIEADPDQDLSEVVRPRSTPLLTSLETAAGHKHVWSTFSADQLDVNFENPDVLLEYIKIILFYVQSGARYIRLDAVGYLWKKLGTRCIHLSETHAIVRLFREVLQMIDPGIAIITETNVPNRENLSYFGNRNEAHMIYNFSLPPLILNALMQGRSDYLKQWMMSMPPAPIGCAYFNFTASHDGIGMRPAEGLLTAEEYNTLIATMKQFGGEISMRSRPDGTESPYEINISLFDAMKGTVEGEDEWQVERFLCSQAVMMSLEGIPAFYIHSLLATRNHHEGVSQTGHKRAINRYKWDIDALTQALSTPDTPHAIAFQELCRLIKIRRRQRAFHPNATQYTLHPLNKAIFAFWRQSMARDQSIFSIHNLSKYPQELRLADLNLMDTDDWVDLISAEPMTSLEEIYVMQPYQSMWITNKVDSAEDNSMPDPLMGD